One stretch of Pararhizobium qamdonense DNA includes these proteins:
- a CDS encoding L,D-transpeptidase family protein — MNSRLALHRASKRIRSARTFVSRTLAALALGVALSGCMALDDLSEAPPKLSGKMIAEMSKKGMKPESPVLVRIFKQESELEVWKVNKSGAYALLKTYPICRWSGELGPKTKVGDRHAPEGFYHVSAGMLNPNSQFYVSFNLGYPNRLESALGYTGEALMVHGACSSSGCYAMTDQGVGEIYAIVQKALSGGQEKFQVQAYPFRMTAQNMTSHRGDPNMPFWRTMKEGYDAFEVTRRQPKVSVCERRYVFNKEFEGGEPADPLAACPPAVNQLEPQAMAKIQAEERKLDTAVTSSIPASSTLSAYSDGGMHPSFRALLKAQGPKKLAASISGTKYPISRPEAALADPFDGR, encoded by the coding sequence ATGAATTCTCGGCTTGCCCTTCATCGCGCCTCCAAGCGCATCCGCTCTGCCCGCACATTCGTGTCGCGGACATTGGCAGCGCTTGCGCTTGGCGTTGCGCTGTCAGGCTGCATGGCGCTCGACGATCTCTCCGAGGCGCCGCCGAAACTCTCGGGCAAGATGATCGCCGAGATGTCGAAGAAGGGCATGAAACCGGAAAGCCCGGTCCTGGTGCGGATCTTCAAGCAGGAAAGCGAGCTGGAAGTCTGGAAGGTCAACAAATCCGGCGCTTACGCGCTTTTGAAGACCTATCCGATCTGCCGCTGGTCGGGCGAACTCGGGCCGAAGACCAAAGTGGGCGACCGGCATGCGCCCGAAGGCTTTTATCATGTCTCGGCCGGTATGCTGAACCCCAACTCGCAATTCTACGTCTCCTTCAACCTCGGCTACCCCAACCGGCTGGAATCGGCGCTTGGCTATACCGGCGAGGCGCTGATGGTGCATGGCGCCTGCTCATCGTCGGGCTGCTATGCGATGACCGACCAGGGTGTGGGCGAAATCTATGCGATCGTGCAGAAGGCGCTGTCGGGCGGCCAGGAGAAATTCCAGGTTCAGGCCTATCCGTTCCGCATGACGGCGCAGAACATGACCAGCCATCGCGGCGATCCGAACATGCCGTTCTGGCGCACGATGAAGGAAGGTTACGACGCCTTCGAGGTGACGCGCCGCCAGCCGAAGGTTTCGGTCTGCGAACGCCGTTACGTCTTCAACAAGGAATTCGAGGGCGGCGAACCAGCCGATCCGCTCGCGGCATGCCCACCCGCCGTCAACCAGCTCGAGCCGCAGGCGATGGCAAAAATCCAGGCGGAAGAGCGCAAGCTCGACACGGCGGTGACAAGCTCCATTCCGGCAAGCTCGACGCTTAGCGCCTATTCCGACGGCGGCATGCATCCGAGTTTTCGTGCGCTCCTGAAGGCGCAGGGTCCGAAAAAACTGGCCGCCAGCATTTCGGGCACCAAATACCCGATCAGCCGCCCGGAAGCGGCGCTTGCGGACCCTTTTGACGGGCGATAA
- a CDS encoding J domain-containing protein encodes MANDPYKTLGVAKTATQKEIQSAYRKLAKKLHPDLNPGDKSAEDRFKTVSEAYSILGDEDKRARFDKGEIDGAGTEQAPRNYYREYAGAPGGDARYQNSSGFSDFTDTDDILTSFFSRRGPMRAKGRDLQFSMEVNFLDAVNGSKEKITLPDGAVLDLQVPPGTQEGQTLRLRGKGDPGAGGGPAGDALIEIHVRPHPIFTRDGDDIRIDMPISLREAILGGKVNVPTISGSVMLTLPPHSNTGKTLRLKGKGAAKRGGGNGDQYITLKIMLPETADPDLTAFATTWTAGQAHNPRKAWGD; translated from the coding sequence ATGGCCAACGACCCCTACAAGACACTCGGCGTGGCGAAGACCGCAACGCAAAAAGAAATTCAGAGCGCCTATCGCAAGCTTGCCAAAAAGCTGCATCCCGACCTTAACCCCGGTGACAAGAGTGCCGAGGATCGTTTCAAGACGGTCTCCGAGGCCTATTCCATCCTCGGCGACGAGGACAAGCGGGCCCGTTTCGACAAGGGCGAAATCGATGGCGCGGGAACCGAGCAGGCGCCGCGGAACTATTACCGCGAATATGCCGGCGCCCCCGGCGGCGACGCGCGTTACCAGAACAGCAGCGGATTTTCCGATTTCACCGATACCGACGATATCTTAACCAGCTTCTTTTCACGGCGAGGGCCAATGCGCGCCAAGGGCAGGGATCTGCAATTCTCCATGGAGGTGAATTTCCTCGATGCGGTCAACGGCTCGAAGGAAAAGATCACGCTGCCGGATGGAGCCGTGCTCGATCTGCAGGTGCCGCCGGGCACGCAGGAAGGCCAGACGCTGCGGCTGCGCGGCAAGGGTGACCCTGGCGCAGGCGGCGGCCCGGCCGGCGATGCGCTGATCGAGATCCATGTCCGGCCGCATCCCATCTTCACCCGCGACGGCGACGATATCCGCATCGACATGCCGATTTCGCTGCGCGAAGCGATCCTCGGCGGCAAGGTCAATGTTCCCACCATATCCGGCAGCGTCATGCTGACCCTGCCGCCCCATTCCAACACCGGCAAGACGCTGCGGCTCAAGGGCAAGGGCGCCGCCAAGCGCGGCGGCGGCAATGGCGATCAATATATCACGCTGAAGATCATGCTGCCGGAGACCGCCGATCCGGACCTGACCGCGTTCGCCACCACCTGGACGGCAGGGCAGGCCCACAATCCTCGCAAAGCCTGGGGAGATTGA
- a CDS encoding YegP family protein: protein MASCKDRNGDTWEIYQGGDGWRWRRTAANGRIVGSSTQGYSNRSDCIDNAKRNGMTCTPA from the coding sequence ATGGCGAGTTGCAAAGATAGAAATGGCGACACCTGGGAAATCTATCAGGGAGGCGACGGTTGGCGTTGGCGGCGCACGGCTGCAAACGGCCGCATCGTCGGCTCATCGACACAGGGCTACTCGAACCGCAGTGACTGTATCGACAATGCCAAGCGAAATGGCATGACCTGCACCCCGGCCTGA
- a CDS encoding DUF2188 domain-containing protein, with translation MTKVVYAIVEHDGGWAYKLSGVFSEAFPTRETAVAAAKAAAAEQQVGGEDEEISFQDQSGEWHYEHADGGDRPEAVVEDK, from the coding sequence ATGACCAAAGTGGTTTACGCAATTGTCGAGCATGACGGCGGATGGGCCTATAAGCTTTCCGGCGTGTTTTCCGAAGCCTTCCCGACGCGCGAGACGGCTGTCGCAGCGGCAAAGGCCGCAGCGGCCGAACAGCAGGTCGGCGGCGAGGATGAGGAAATCAGCTTTCAGGACCAGAGCGGTGAATGGCATTATGAACATGCCGACGGCGGCGACCGGCCGGAGGCCGTGGTCGAGGACAAGTAA
- the gpt gene encoding xanthine phosphoribosyltransferase → MSLPEKAFPVSWDQFHRDARALAWRLADNGGEWKAIVCITRGGLVPAAIVCRELNIRLIETVCVASYHDYDAQGQMYVLKGISEELKADGGEGVLIIDDLTDTGKTAAVVRAMLPKAHFAAVYAKPKGRPQVDTFVTEVSQDTWIYFPWDMGFTYQEPIAKGSRG, encoded by the coding sequence ATGTCCCTTCCCGAAAAAGCATTTCCCGTTTCCTGGGACCAGTTCCACCGTGATGCGCGTGCGCTTGCCTGGCGTCTTGCCGACAATGGCGGTGAGTGGAAGGCGATCGTCTGTATTACCCGTGGCGGGCTTGTTCCGGCGGCCATCGTTTGCCGCGAGCTGAACATCCGGCTGATCGAGACCGTCTGCGTCGCCTCCTATCATGACTATGATGCCCAGGGGCAGATGTATGTGCTCAAGGGCATTTCGGAGGAATTGAAGGCGGATGGCGGCGAAGGCGTTCTGATCATCGACGACCTCACCGATACCGGCAAGACCGCAGCCGTGGTTCGCGCCATGCTGCCAAAGGCGCATTTCGCCGCCGTCTATGCCAAGCCCAAGGGCCGGCCGCAGGTCGATACATTCGTCACCGAGGTCAGCCAGGATACGTGGATCTACTTCCCCTGGGATATGGGCTTCACCTATCAGGAGCCGATCGCCAAGGGATCGCGCGGCTGA
- a CDS encoding VOC family protein codes for MRHIYSLDHFALLVRDLERSVAFYTDILGFTPIERSGSANVAWLTIGGLDTIHLIEGDFGATHLTKDTHFALRIDDLDAFVTDIAAKGVTFYDWPGNLGKIGVRRDGFRQAYLQDPDGYWIEINDHTQAVAE; via the coding sequence ATGCGGCATATCTACAGCCTCGATCATTTCGCACTTTTGGTTCGTGACCTTGAGCGCAGCGTCGCCTTTTACACCGATATTCTCGGCTTTACCCCGATCGAGCGCTCCGGCAGCGCCAACGTCGCCTGGCTGACCATCGGCGGCCTCGACACGATCCACCTGATCGAGGGCGATTTTGGCGCGACGCACCTCACCAAGGACACGCATTTTGCACTCCGCATCGATGATCTCGACGCCTTCGTTACGGATATCGCCGCCAAAGGCGTGACGTTTTATGACTGGCCGGGGAATTTGGGGAAGATCGGCGTGCGGCGCGACGGGTTCCGGCAGGCGTATCTGCAGGACCCGGATGGGTATTGGATCGAGATCAACGATCACACGCAGGCGGTTGCGGAGTGA
- a CDS encoding vitamin B12-dependent ribonucleotide reductase — translation MQIERRFTKPGQSAYAEIEFRKAVSEIKNPDGSIVFRLADIDVPAQFSQVAADILAQKYFRKAGVPARLKKVEENAVPSWLWRSEADLAAMKDLPKDEQYGSETDARQVFDRLAGTWTYWGWKGNYFASEESALAFRDELAYMLATQRVAPNSPQWFNTGLHWAYGIDGPGQGHFYVDPFTNKLVKSKSSYEHPQPHACFIQSVGDDLVNEGGIMDLWVREARLFKYGSGTGSNFSYLRGEGEKLSGGGKSSGLMSFLKIGDRAAGAIKSGGTTRRAAKMVVVDIDHPDIEDYINWKVKEEQKVAALVTGSKIVAKHLKAIMKACINCSAENDACYDPKENPALKREIKAAKQSQVPENYVKRVIQFAKQGYKDIEFKTYDTDWDSEAYLTVSGQNSNNSVSLKDDFLRAVEADGNWNLTARKDGKVMKTLKARDLWEQISHAAWASADPGLHFNTTMNDWHTSPAAGPIRASNPCSEYMFLDDTACNLASLNLLQFKDAATKNIDIADYEHAVRLWTLVLEISVMMAQFPSKEIAERSYEYRTLGLGYANIGGLLMSSGIPYDSTEGRAIAGSLTAIMTGVSYATSAEIAAKLGPFPGFKPNRESMLRVIRNHRRAAHGETQGYEGLSVDPVALIHSENPDQNLVAHAKAAWDKALELGQTHGYRNAQVSVIAPTGTIGLVMDCDTTGIEPDFALVKFKKLAGGGYFKIINRAVPEALRTLGYSESQIAEIEAYAVGHGNINQAPAVNPGSLKAKGFTDEKIEAINGATKAAFDIKFVFNQWTLGLDFLKDTLKVSDEQLADMSFNLLEHIGFSKKEIEAANVHVCGAMTLEGAPFLKAEHLPVFDCANPCGKIGKRYLSVESHIRMMAAAQPFISGAISKTINMPNEATVEDCKAAYMLSWKLALKANALYRDGSKLSQPLNASLIEDDEDEDAMEDFLAAPAAAQAVTVTEKIIERVIERVTREREKLPNRRQGYTQKAIVGGHKVYLRTGEFGDGRIGEIFIDMHKEGAAFRAMMNNFAIAISLGLQYGVPLEEYVEAFTFTKFEPAGMVQGNDAIKNATSILDYVFRELAVSYLNRHDLAHVDTSDFGNTALGKGIQEGKTNLLSTGWTRGHKPTLVSGGQVDRTSGEPKGAATAAPAKASSGGTVTAFSGSAARKLETVAAVSISTSEIVAFKRDYEERAAEQPEETAGETGTEPDVTALFSDKAAAEAAAAKSDAKKLEAERRIRSIAQGYTGNMCSECQNFTMVRNGTCEKCDTCGATSGCS, via the coding sequence ATGCAGATCGAACGTCGTTTCACCAAGCCGGGCCAATCGGCCTATGCTGAAATTGAGTTCCGCAAGGCCGTCAGCGAGATCAAGAATCCCGATGGCTCGATCGTGTTCCGCCTGGCCGATATCGATGTGCCCGCGCAGTTCAGCCAGGTCGCAGCCGATATCCTGGCGCAGAAATATTTCCGCAAGGCCGGTGTGCCTGCGCGCCTGAAGAAGGTCGAGGAAAACGCTGTTCCCTCCTGGCTGTGGCGCTCCGAGGCGGACCTTGCCGCCATGAAGGATCTGCCGAAGGACGAGCAGTACGGTTCCGAAACTGACGCACGCCAGGTTTTCGATCGCCTGGCCGGCACCTGGACCTATTGGGGCTGGAAGGGCAATTACTTCGCATCGGAAGAATCGGCGCTCGCCTTCCGCGACGAGCTTGCCTACATGCTCGCCACCCAGCGCGTCGCTCCCAACAGCCCGCAATGGTTCAACACCGGCCTGCACTGGGCCTATGGCATCGACGGCCCGGGCCAGGGCCATTTCTATGTCGATCCCTTCACCAACAAGCTGGTGAAATCCAAGTCGTCCTACGAGCATCCGCAGCCGCATGCCTGCTTCATCCAGTCCGTCGGTGACGATCTCGTCAACGAAGGCGGCATCATGGATCTGTGGGTGCGCGAAGCCCGTCTGTTCAAATATGGCTCCGGCACCGGTTCGAACTTCTCCTACCTGCGCGGCGAAGGCGAAAAGCTCTCGGGCGGCGGCAAGTCGTCGGGCCTGATGTCGTTCCTGAAAATCGGCGACCGCGCCGCCGGCGCCATCAAGTCGGGCGGCACGACGCGCCGTGCGGCCAAGATGGTCGTCGTCGATATCGATCATCCCGATATCGAGGATTACATCAACTGGAAGGTCAAGGAAGAGCAGAAGGTCGCAGCCCTCGTCACCGGGTCCAAGATCGTCGCCAAGCACCTGAAGGCGATCATGAAGGCCTGCATCAATTGCTCGGCCGAAAACGACGCCTGCTACGACCCGAAGGAAAACCCGGCCCTCAAGCGCGAAATCAAGGCTGCCAAGCAGAGCCAGGTTCCGGAAAACTACGTCAAGCGCGTTATCCAGTTCGCCAAGCAGGGCTACAAGGATATCGAGTTCAAGACCTATGACACCGACTGGGATTCGGAAGCCTATCTGACGGTCTCCGGCCAGAATTCCAACAACTCCGTCTCCCTGAAGGACGACTTCCTGCGCGCTGTAGAAGCTGACGGAAACTGGAACCTTACCGCCCGCAAGGACGGCAAGGTAATGAAGACGCTGAAGGCCCGCGACCTTTGGGAACAGATTTCCCACGCCGCCTGGGCATCGGCCGATCCCGGCCTGCATTTCAACACGACCATGAACGACTGGCACACCTCGCCGGCCGCAGGTCCGATCCGTGCATCCAATCCCTGCTCGGAATATATGTTCCTTGACGACACCGCTTGCAACCTTGCCTCGCTGAACCTGCTTCAGTTCAAGGATGCCGCCACCAAGAATATCGACATCGCCGATTACGAACATGCCGTCCGGCTCTGGACGCTGGTTCTCGAAATCTCGGTCATGATGGCGCAGTTCCCGTCCAAGGAAATCGCCGAGCGCTCCTACGAGTACCGCACGCTGGGTCTCGGCTACGCCAATATCGGCGGCCTGCTGATGTCCTCCGGCATCCCCTATGATTCCACCGAAGGCCGCGCCATCGCCGGCAGCCTGACTGCCATCATGACCGGCGTTTCCTACGCCACATCGGCCGAAATCGCCGCCAAGCTCGGCCCGTTCCCGGGCTTCAAGCCGAACCGCGAATCGATGCTGCGTGTCATCCGCAACCATCGCCGCGCCGCCCATGGCGAAACGCAGGGCTATGAAGGCCTGTCGGTCGATCCGGTGGCGCTGATCCATTCCGAAAACCCGGACCAGAATCTGGTGGCCCATGCCAAGGCTGCCTGGGACAAGGCGCTGGAACTCGGCCAGACGCACGGCTACCGCAATGCCCAGGTCTCCGTCATCGCGCCGACAGGCACGATCGGCCTGGTGATGGATTGCGACACGACCGGCATCGAGCCCGATTTCGCCCTGGTGAAATTCAAGAAGCTCGCCGGCGGCGGCTACTTCAAGATTATCAACCGCGCCGTTCCGGAAGCCCTGCGCACGCTGGGCTATAGCGAAAGCCAGATCGCCGAGATCGAGGCCTACGCGGTCGGCCATGGCAATATCAACCAGGCACCGGCGGTCAATCCCGGCTCGCTGAAAGCCAAGGGCTTTACCGACGAGAAGATCGAAGCGATCAACGGCGCCACCAAGGCTGCCTTCGACATCAAGTTCGTCTTCAACCAGTGGACGCTCGGCCTCGACTTCCTGAAGGACACGCTGAAGGTCAGCGACGAACAGCTCGCCGACATGAGCTTCAACCTGCTGGAGCATATCGGTTTTTCCAAGAAGGAGATCGAAGCGGCCAACGTGCATGTCTGCGGTGCGATGACGCTGGAAGGCGCGCCGTTCCTGAAGGCCGAGCACCTGCCCGTCTTCGATTGCGCCAATCCCTGCGGCAAGATCGGCAAGCGGTATCTGTCGGTCGAAAGCCATATCCGCATGATGGCGGCGGCCCAGCCGTTCATCTCCGGCGCGATCTCCAAGACCATCAACATGCCGAACGAGGCGACGGTCGAAGATTGCAAGGCCGCCTACATGCTGTCCTGGAAGCTGGCGCTGAAGGCCAACGCGCTCTACCGCGATGGTTCGAAACTCTCCCAGCCGCTCAACGCCTCGCTGATCGAGGACGATGAGGACGAGGATGCGATGGAGGATTTCCTGGCTGCACCCGCTGCCGCCCAGGCCGTCACCGTCACCGAGAAGATCATCGAACGCGTCATCGAGCGGGTCACCCGCGAGCGCGAAAAGCTGCCGAACCGCCGCCAGGGCTATACCCAGAAGGCAATCGTCGGCGGCCACAAGGTCTATCTGCGCACCGGCGAATTCGGTGATGGCCGCATCGGCGAGATCTTCATCGACATGCACAAGGAAGGCGCTGCCTTCCGGGCGATGATGAACAATTTCGCCATCGCCATCTCGCTGGGTCTGCAATACGGCGTGCCGCTGGAAGAATATGTGGAGGCCTTCACCTTCACCAAGTTCGAACCGGCCGGCATGGTGCAGGGCAATGACGCGATCAAGAACGCCACGTCGATCCTCGACTATGTGTTCCGCGAACTCGCCGTCTCCTACCTGAATCGCCACGACCTTGCCCATGTCGATACGTCCGACTTCGGCAATACCGCACTCGGCAAGGGCATCCAGGAAGGCAAGACCAACCTGCTCTCCACCGGCTGGACCCGCGGCCACAAGCCGACGCTCGTCTCCGGCGGCCAGGTCGACCGCACGTCCGGCGAGCCGAAGGGCGCAGCAACCGCCGCTCCCGCCAAGGCATCGTCGGGCGGCACGGTCACTGCGTTCTCCGGCAGCGCTGCCCGCAAACTCGAAACGGTTGCCGCCGTTTCGATCTCCACCTCCGAAATCGTCGCCTTCAAGCGCGATTACGAGGAGCGCGCCGCCGAACAGCCCGAAGAGACTGCCGGCGAAACCGGCACCGAACCGGACGTCACCGCCCTCTTCTCCGACAAGGCAGCCGCCGAAGCCGCCGCCGCCAAGTCGGACGCCAAGAAACTGGAAGCCGAGCGCCGCATCCGCTCGATCGCACAGGGCTATACGGGCAACATGTGCAGCGAGTGCCAGAATTTCACGATGGTGCGCAATGGCACATGCGAGAAGTGCGACACATGTGGTGCGACGAGTGGGTGCAGCTGA
- a CDS encoding endonuclease domain-containing protein — protein sequence MHRKVPDPHRHFARTMRADATVAENLLWQAVRNRQLEGFKFKRQVPLDGYILDFVCFEARVIVEVDGSQHADNTRDLVRNAFFRGQGFRILRFWNDEVVQNLDAVCLAILAELKNTGE from the coding sequence ATGCATCGCAAGGTCCCCGATCCGCATCGTCATTTCGCCAGAACCATGCGCGCGGATGCGACTGTGGCGGAAAACCTTTTGTGGCAAGCGGTCCGCAACCGCCAGCTGGAAGGTTTCAAATTCAAACGGCAGGTGCCGCTCGACGGCTATATCCTCGATTTCGTCTGCTTCGAAGCGCGGGTGATCGTCGAGGTCGATGGATCTCAGCATGCGGACAACACGCGCGACCTTGTGCGGAATGCTTTCTTTCGCGGCCAGGGATTTCGGATCCTGCGCTTCTGGAACGACGAGGTCGTACAAAACCTCGACGCCGTTTGCCTGGCAATCCTGGCCGAACTGAAAAACACCGGCGAATGA
- a CDS encoding chaperone modulator CbpM, translating into MDHLEFCERLSIVSSTLTIWIDRQWIIPEVTGPELTGQELTGQNEAFHDADLARGLLILDLSQSMGVNQDGIDVIMALVDQVHGLRSKLHALTDAVREQDGDVARSVVRKLEGMR; encoded by the coding sequence ATGGACCATCTGGAGTTTTGCGAGCGCCTCAGCATCGTTTCCTCCACGCTGACAATATGGATCGACCGGCAATGGATCATTCCGGAAGTGACCGGGCCGGAATTGACCGGGCAGGAATTGACCGGGCAGAACGAGGCGTTCCACGACGCCGATCTGGCGCGCGGCCTGTTGATCCTTGATCTGTCGCAGAGCATGGGCGTCAATCAGGACGGCATCGACGTCATCATGGCACTGGTCGATCAGGTTCACGGCCTGCGCTCTAAACTGCACGCGCTGACCGATGCGGTCCGCGAACAGGACGGTGATGTTGCCCGCAGTGTGGTGAGGAAGCTTGAGGGCATGCGCTAA